The DNA sequence TACGGGTAAAACTTTGCCGCGAAGGGTAATTTCGCCCGTCATGGCCAGATGCGGCCGTACCTTTCGCTGGGTAAAAGCGGAAGCCAGGGCGGTGAGCATGGTAATTCCCGCCGAAGGCCCGTCTTTAGGAATGGCACCTGCGGGGATATGGATATGAATGTCCCACTGATCAAACAATTTCGGCTCAATACCGAATTTGCCGGCGTTCGCTTTCAGGTAGGCCAGGGCGATCATGGCCGATTCCTTCATGACATCACCAAGGTTGCCGGTAAGGGTAAGCTTCCCTTTCCCCGGGCTAAGGCTTGACTCGATAAACAGGATGTCGCCGCCAACCGCCGTCCATGCCAGGCCGGTCACGACACCCGCGTGTTCATTATCTTCGTAAAGTTCCTTATCAAAAACCGGGGCCCCAATGATGCTTTCCACGTCCTTTGCGGTCAGGGAAGGCATGTATTCTTCTTCCATGGCCACTTTTTTGGCTGTTCCCCGTACCAGGGTGGCAATCTTCTTTTCAAGTCCGCGTACTCCCGACTCGCGGGTGTATTCTTCGATGACTTTTTCTATGATCTTGGGACTCAGTTTAAACTGGTTGCCTTTGAGTCCGTGTGCTTCGCGCTGCTTGGGAATCAGGTGGCGCCGGGCTATTTCGACTTTCTCCTCAATGGTATAGCCGTTTACCTCGATGATCTCCAGGCGGTCTTTGAGCGCCGGGTGAATGCTGGACGTTGAATTCGCGGTAGCTATGAACAGCACATTTGACAGGTCGAAATCCAATTCAACATAATGGTCGTAGAACGCATTATTTTGTTCCGGATCCAGCACTTCAAGCAAAGCCGAAGAAGGATCGCCCCTGAAATCACTACCCACTTTTTCTATCTCGTCCAGCACAAATACAGGATTAGCAGATTTTACCTTTCGCAGGGATTGGATAATACGGCCGGGCATAGCCCCGATATAGGTACGTCGGTGCCCGCGGATATCCGCCTCATCGTGAATACCTCCCAGCGCCATACGTACGTATTTCCTGCCTACCGCCTTTGCAATGGAACGCCCAAGTGAGGTTTTACCTACACCCGGAGGGCCTACCAGGCAGAGAATAGGGGCCTTCATATTGTTCTTTAATTTCAATACGGCCAGGAATTCAAGAATACGGTCCTTTACCTTTTCCATCCCATAATGGTCCTTGTCCAGGACGCGCTGGGCCCTTTTCAGATCGAAATTATCTTTGGTATATTCATTCCAGGGCAATTCCAACAGAAGTTCGGCATAGTTCAGCACTACCGAATATTCGGCGGCCGCCGGGTTCATACGAAGCAGCTTATCAATTTCTTTATCAAAGGCCTCATGAACTTCCTTGCCCCATTTCTTCTTATTGCCACGCTTCCGGAGGTCCTGTATTTCTGCATCCGGAGTAGAACCGCCCAGTTCTTCCTGAATGGTGCGGAGCTGCTGGTTCAGGAAATACTCCC is a window from the Anseongella ginsenosidimutans genome containing:
- the lon gene encoding endopeptidase La encodes the protein MFDSFDQIPSLFITEDTEFFPLMSNDEEEEINKEPIPDILPILPLRNTVLFPGVIIPITVGRDKSIKLIREAYKSNRIIGVVAQKNVNVEDPSVDELNTIGTVAAILKMLQMPDGNTTVIIQGKKRFEMGEVVQTEPYLKARVSAFGETKIRTDKEFSALVNSVKDLAMQIIETSPNIPTEAGIAIKNIENSSFLINFISSNMNADVAEKQKLLEIADLKKRAELVFKHLSQELQMLELKNQIQSKVRTDIDKQQREYFLNQQLRTIQEELGGSTPDAEIQDLRKRGNKKKWGKEVHEAFDKEIDKLLRMNPAAAEYSVVLNYAELLLELPWNEYTKDNFDLKRAQRVLDKDHYGMEKVKDRILEFLAVLKLKNNMKAPILCLVGPPGVGKTSLGRSIAKAVGRKYVRMALGGIHDEADIRGHRRTYIGAMPGRIIQSLRKVKSANPVFVLDEIEKVGSDFRGDPSSALLEVLDPEQNNAFYDHYVELDFDLSNVLFIATANSTSSIHPALKDRLEIIEVNGYTIEEKVEIARRHLIPKQREAHGLKGNQFKLSPKIIEKVIEEYTRESGVRGLEKKIATLVRGTAKKVAMEEEYMPSLTAKDVESIIGAPVFDKELYEDNEHAGVVTGLAWTAVGGDILFIESSLSPGKGKLTLTGNLGDVMKESAMIALAYLKANAGKFGIEPKLFDQWDIHIHIPAGAIPKDGPSAGITMLTALASAFTQRKVRPHLAMTGEITLRGKVLPVGGIKEKILAARRADITDVILCKNNKKDIEEIKQHYIKDMKFHYVSDMDEVLQRALMDEIVKEPLDLKVKEIPPSLAN